A stretch of bacterium DNA encodes these proteins:
- a CDS encoding aspartate ammonia-lyase: MSETSASRRGNGDSPPEREDARYSPHFPGTQFRTESDSKGEREVPADALYGIHTVRALENFPLSGRPVHVLLVHAFGAVKLACARANRACGTWKNDVAKADAIEQACREMMEGRFDGQVLVDALQGGAGTSTNMNVNEVLANRALQILGEPLGNYARVSPHDDLNLHQSTNDTFPTALRVAAVWSLRELEEELVALQEAFQAKEQEFAGAVKVGRTEMQDAVLITLGREMGAYAEAFARDRWRVFKCEERLRTVNLGGTAVGTGLGAPRSYIFSVVDHLRDITGIGLGRAENLVEATQNADAFVEVSGTMKACAANLIKVSNDLRLLSSGPEAGLGEIELPERQAGSTIMPGKVNPVIPEAVAQAAMMVFGYDAVISHAASAGNLELNQFMPLIASALLDELDLLHNACRILRMHCVTGIRANAERCRKFVESTTATVTALVEELGYDKAEALVKESQATGKSLRQLAEEKYGVPAKRFDELVSPEAVNRLGSVSNRSDTSDPSERRP; encoded by the coding sequence ATGAGCGAGACCTCTGCTTCTAGACGGGGAAATGGGGACAGTCCCCCGGAGCGCGAGGACGCGCGGTACAGTCCCCATTTCCCCGGAACCCAATTCCGCACGGAGTCCGATTCCAAGGGCGAGCGCGAGGTGCCGGCTGATGCGCTGTACGGAATCCACACGGTGCGGGCGCTAGAGAACTTCCCGCTTTCAGGCCGGCCGGTGCACGTGCTGCTGGTCCACGCGTTCGGCGCGGTGAAGCTCGCCTGCGCGCGGGCCAACCGGGCGTGTGGCACCTGGAAGAACGACGTGGCCAAGGCCGACGCCATCGAGCAGGCTTGTCGTGAGATGATGGAAGGCAGGTTCGACGGGCAGGTCTTGGTGGATGCGCTGCAGGGCGGGGCCGGTACTTCCACGAATATGAACGTGAACGAGGTACTCGCCAACCGGGCGTTGCAGATTCTCGGTGAGCCGCTGGGTAACTACGCGCGCGTCTCGCCGCACGACGACTTGAATCTCCACCAGTCTACCAACGACACATTCCCGACCGCGCTGCGAGTCGCGGCGGTGTGGTCGCTGCGCGAACTGGAGGAGGAACTGGTCGCCCTGCAGGAGGCGTTTCAGGCCAAGGAGCAGGAGTTCGCCGGTGCGGTGAAGGTCGGCAGGACCGAGATGCAGGACGCGGTACTCATCACGCTTGGTCGCGAGATGGGCGCGTATGCCGAGGCGTTTGCGCGGGACCGCTGGCGGGTGTTCAAGTGCGAGGAACGGCTGCGCACTGTGAACCTCGGCGGCACCGCGGTCGGCACCGGTTTGGGCGCGCCGCGGAGCTACATCTTTAGCGTGGTCGACCATCTGCGCGACATCACCGGCATCGGCCTGGGCCGGGCCGAGAACCTGGTCGAGGCAACGCAGAACGCGGACGCATTTGTCGAGGTGTCGGGCACGATGAAGGCCTGCGCCGCCAACCTGATTAAGGTCTCGAACGACTTGCGGCTGCTCTCTTCCGGCCCCGAGGCTGGGCTGGGCGAGATCGAACTGCCCGAGCGCCAGGCAGGTTCCACAATAATGCCGGGCAAGGTGAACCCGGTGATTCCCGAGGCAGTGGCGCAGGCGGCGATGATGGTGTTCGGGTACGACGCGGTCATCTCGCACGCTGCTTCCGCCGGGAACCTGGAGTTGAACCAGTTCATGCCGCTGATCGCGAGCGCCCTCCTCGACGAACTGGATCTGCTCCACAACGCCTGCAGGATTCTCAGGATGCACTGTGTGACCGGGATTCGGGCAAACGCTGAGCGCTGCCGTAAGTTCGTGGAGTCGACGACCGCGACCGTGACCGCGCTGGTGGAGGAGCTTGGCTACGACAAGGCCGAGGCGCTAGTGAAGGAATCGCAGGCGACCGGGAAGTCGCTGCGGCAACTGGCTGAAGAGAAGTATGGAGTCCCGGCCAAGCGTTTCGACGAACTGGTGTCTCCGGAGGCTGTAAACCGGCTGGGAAGCGTCTCCAATCGGTCGGATACGTCCGATCCGTCAGAGAGGAGACCATGA
- a CDS encoding glycosyltransferase family 39 protein encodes MQESTEARPAERESRLWLLVALALTFVIRLWFVLSMRGHPFSTIGPQMLDSYYYHRWAIDIISGKLWGTEVFFLRPLYPYLLALVYAIFGQHILAVQLIQAVLATVSCFLLYDSTRRIFGARSAAFASIGFALTGVLVFYTGALLYVEITILLSLLFLWLTFVAGRRTWLSVLGGACFGLLVICRPELLMLLPVVLVWLWRRSRVYGSPHTLPRFGLDALTVAALLVIAIVPIRNFIVAHDPVIFTAHSGVNFYYGNNPSADGTWQPTRELEKGGGFSLERMAQVSRTINGHEVKASEASSYWLRQGLAFIAHEPGKYIKLLGRKFVLFFNNYEVPNDYYLDTARAASLPLKLAFINYGLVLALGVLGMAWAWPIGKSEGRSSNAERATHRRMLAMPAYFFVAAYLISSLVFYVLSRLRAPVIPFLLMFAGYAASELVEAVRQRRFVRIAAGVVPAVAVYIISAIIPVNRSVYSAQAWTQEGNIYLGQQDFVKAVSAFNRALVALPSYNYARYSLVLALAGTGQVSDAQAQMLKIEQATAYSTDRNTLLSLAAARIAIANAISTADPKWRPARRLADAWVAVADSQYTAAESLYRANMEQNWGDAESSFLLGVVYIKTDSFPQAREWLGRAATLDPTNDAARSALSLLEKAAASRK; translated from the coding sequence GTGCAAGAGTCCACTGAAGCGAGACCTGCCGAGCGCGAGAGCCGCCTCTGGCTCTTGGTCGCGCTTGCGCTGACGTTTGTCATCCGTCTCTGGTTTGTCCTCAGCATGCGCGGGCACCCGTTCTCGACCATCGGGCCGCAGATGCTCGACTCCTACTACTACCACCGCTGGGCAATCGACATCATCTCCGGCAAGCTCTGGGGAACGGAGGTCTTCTTCCTACGGCCGCTGTACCCGTACCTGCTGGCGCTGGTCTACGCTATCTTCGGCCAGCACATCCTCGCGGTGCAACTCATCCAGGCCGTGCTCGCCACCGTCTCCTGCTTCCTTCTCTACGACTCGACCCGCCGCATCTTCGGGGCACGGTCTGCCGCCTTCGCGTCAATCGGGTTCGCCCTGACCGGCGTCCTCGTCTTCTACACCGGTGCCTTGCTCTACGTCGAGATAACCATCCTGCTGAGCCTGCTCTTCCTCTGGCTGACGTTCGTCGCGGGCAGACGCACGTGGCTCTCGGTGCTCGGGGGCGCCTGCTTCGGGCTGCTGGTCATCTGCCGGCCCGAACTGCTCATGCTGCTTCCTGTCGTCCTCGTCTGGCTTTGGCGGAGGTCGCGCGTCTATGGTTCGCCGCACACGCTTCCGCGCTTCGGGCTGGACGCGCTGACAGTGGCAGCGCTCCTGGTAATCGCCATAGTCCCCATCCGTAACTTCATCGTCGCCCACGACCCGGTCATCTTCACCGCCCATTCGGGCGTCAACTTCTATTATGGTAACAATCCATCCGCCGACGGCACGTGGCAGCCGACCCGCGAACTTGAGAAGGGCGGAGGGTTCTCGCTCGAACGCATGGCGCAGGTTAGCCGCACCATCAACGGACACGAGGTGAAGGCTTCCGAGGCCTCTTCCTACTGGCTGCGCCAGGGGCTGGCGTTCATCGCCCACGAGCCGGGCAAGTACATCAAGCTGCTTGGCCGCAAGTTCGTGCTCTTCTTCAACAACTACGAGGTGCCAAACGACTACTACCTGGATACAGCGCGTGCCGCATCGCTGCCTCTCAAACTGGCCTTCATCAACTACGGTCTGGTGTTGGCGCTTGGCGTGCTTGGCATGGCCTGGGCATGGCCCATCGGGAAGTCCGAGGGGCGAAGTTCGAATGCCGAACGAGCGACACACCGGCGCATGCTGGCAATGCCGGCCTACTTCTTCGTTGCCGCGTATCTCATATCTTCTCTTGTCTTCTACGTGCTCTCACGGCTGCGCGCGCCAGTCATCCCGTTTCTGCTCATGTTCGCCGGATACGCTGCGAGCGAACTGGTTGAAGCCGTCAGGCAGCGCCGCTTCGTGCGGATAGCGGCCGGCGTCGTTCCCGCGGTCGCGGTTTACATCATCTCGGCCATCATCCCGGTCAACCGCAGCGTCTATTCGGCCCAGGCATGGACCCAGGAGGGCAACATCTATCTCGGGCAGCAGGACTTCGTCAAGGCCGTCAGCGCCTTCAACCGGGCCCTTGTGGCGCTGCCGTCCTACAACTACGCCCGCTACTCGCTCGTGCTGGCTTTGGCCGGCACCGGCCAGGTATCGGACGCTCAGGCCCAGATGCTCAAGATTGAACAGGCCACCGCGTACTCCACCGACCGCAACACGCTCCTCAGTCTTGCCGCGGCCCGGATTGCCATTGCCAACGCCATCAGCACCGCGGACCCGAAATGGAGGCCGGCGCGGCGTCTGGCCGACGCCTGGGTGGCAGTCGCGGATAGTCAGTACACCGCAGCCGAGTCGCTTTATCGCGCGAACATGGAACAGAACTGGGGTGATGCCGAATCCAGCTTCCTGCTCGGGGTGGTCTACATCAAGACGGACAGTTTTCCCCAGGCGCGTGAGTGGCTCGGCCGCGCAGCCACACTTGACCCGACCAACGACGCGGCGCGGAGTGCGCTGTCTCTCTTGGAGAAGGCCGCGGCGAGTAGAAAGTGA
- a CDS encoding DUF192 domain-containing protein, translated as MVAPQKPNTAAINVTKGVAIASELEVANSFAARSKGLLGRSGLKPDTGLLIDPCSSIHMWFMRFPIDVVFLDKKNRVVGLRRNLKPWGMAGSWRGTKTIELPVGVIASTRTQLGDIVAFQTSAAKPDPAA; from the coding sequence GTGGTAGCACCTCAGAAGCCCAACACGGCCGCCATCAACGTCACCAAGGGTGTTGCCATCGCCTCCGAATTGGAGGTCGCCAATTCATTCGCGGCACGCAGCAAGGGCCTGCTCGGACGCAGCGGATTGAAGCCCGATACTGGTTTGCTCATCGACCCGTGCTCGTCGATCCATATGTGGTTCATGCGTTTCCCGATAGACGTCGTCTTCCTCGACAAGAAGAATCGTGTCGTCGGCCTCCGTCGCAACCTGAAGCCGTGGGGCATGGCCGGGTCCTGGCGCGGGACAAAGACGATTGAGTTGCCGGTCGGTGTCATCGCGTCAACCAGAACTCAACTCGGCGACATCGTGGCCTTCCAGACTTCGGCTGCGAAGCCTGACCCCGCCGCGTAA
- the hydF gene encoding [FeFe] hydrogenase H-cluster maturation GTPase HydF, with amino-acid sequence MKAPKSLRLHIGIFGRRNVGKSSLLNALTRQQVSIVSDVAGTTTDPVEKPMELLPLGSVLFIDTAGVDDVGALGEMRVEKTRKVLERTDVGVVVAEDGKWDSFEQAMVDELTKRGVPAIVVFNKSDLAERPENRDATAASPTQPLGGSVPSFPDATAELERRLQDAGVRVVRTVAPQREGILALREALIASAPEEFVNPPTIIGDLLPSGGLAVLVVPIDKEAPRGRLIQPQVQTIRDLLDNDAYCMVVKERELRDALLRLNRKPDIVVTDSQAFLKVAGDTPPDVKLTSFSILFARFKGDLVEMVRGATAIEHLKPGDRVLIAESCSHHPIGDDIGRVKIPRWLTQYVGGKLEFVTHQGHDFPEDVSQFKLVIHCGACMTNRRAVLNRVARCREQGVPITNYGLSIAYSLGIFERALEPFPAALDAYRGQTNRR; translated from the coding sequence ATGAAAGCCCCCAAGAGTCTGCGGCTGCACATCGGGATATTCGGACGGCGCAACGTGGGCAAGTCATCGCTGCTAAACGCGCTCACGCGCCAGCAGGTTTCGATTGTGTCCGATGTGGCTGGTACAACCACTGACCCGGTCGAGAAGCCGATGGAGCTGCTGCCGCTGGGATCGGTGCTCTTCATCGATACGGCGGGCGTGGATGACGTCGGTGCGCTCGGCGAGATGCGGGTCGAGAAGACGCGCAAGGTGCTCGAACGGACTGATGTCGGCGTCGTCGTGGCCGAGGACGGGAAATGGGACAGCTTCGAGCAGGCGATGGTGGACGAGCTGACCAAGCGCGGCGTACCTGCCATCGTGGTTTTCAACAAGTCCGACCTGGCTGAGCGGCCGGAAAACAGGGACGCTACCGCGGCGAGTCCGACGCAGCCGCTCGGAGGAAGTGTCCCTAGTTTTCCGGACGCTACCGCAGAACTTGAGCGGAGGCTGCAAGATGCGGGTGTAAGAGTCGTGCGGACCGTAGCGCCGCAGCGCGAAGGCATACTGGCCTTGCGTGAGGCGCTTATTGCGTCCGCGCCGGAGGAGTTCGTGAACCCGCCGACCATCATTGGCGACCTGCTGCCCAGCGGGGGACTGGCGGTGCTGGTCGTGCCGATCGACAAGGAAGCGCCGCGCGGCCGGCTCATCCAGCCGCAGGTACAGACCATCCGCGACCTGCTGGACAACGACGCCTACTGCATGGTGGTGAAAGAACGGGAGCTGCGCGACGCGCTCCTGCGCCTGAACCGGAAGCCGGACATCGTTGTCACCGACTCGCAGGCGTTCCTGAAGGTTGCTGGTGACACGCCGCCGGATGTGAAGCTCACCTCTTTCTCGATCCTCTTCGCCCGGTTCAAGGGCGACCTGGTTGAGATGGTGCGGGGCGCGACCGCGATTGAACATTTGAAGCCGGGCGACCGGGTGCTCATTGCCGAGAGCTGCAGCCATCATCCCATCGGCGATGACATCGGGCGGGTGAAGATACCGCGCTGGCTGACCCAGTACGTGGGCGGGAAATTGGAGTTCGTCACGCACCAGGGGCACGACTTCCCGGAGGACGTGTCTCAGTTCAAACTGGTGATTCATTGCGGCGCGTGCATGACCAACCGGCGCGCGGTTCTGAACCGCGTGGCAAGGTGCCGCGAACAGGGCGTGCCGATTACCAACTACGGGCTGAGCATCGCCTACTCGCTCGGCATCTTTGAGCGGGCGCTGGAGCCGTTTCCGGCAGCGCTTGATGCCTATCGTGGACAGACCAACCGCAGATGA
- a CDS encoding ABC transporter ATP-binding protein has protein sequence MSQVPRGGQFRETENGDSPPEARVEHSPVQSPFSDVSRAEPLVVAENLVKRYDGLAAVDGISFEIKPREVVGFLGPNGAGKTTTIRMLAGGSPRTSGRLDVFGMDVTLHPREIKAQLGIVPQDNNYDPDLSVIENLLVYARYYGIPTRTARERSRELLEFAHLTDKANEKVDDLSGGMKRRLILARGLINTPRMLVLDEPTTGLDPQARRLIWERLRELRQRGVTILITTHYMDEAEQICDRLLIMDNGHIIATGSPRGLITEHAGNEVLEVVPEDGDGAQVEAALGECRFQKLGDKFEVFASDCPGALERIRQSVRLNSYSVRRATLEDVFIRLTGRELRD, from the coding sequence ATGAGTCAGGTTCCACGTGGCGGCCAGTTCCGCGAAACCGAAAACGGGGACAGTCCCCCGGAGGCTCGCGTAGAACACTCGCCGGTACAGTCCCCGTTTTCGGACGTGTCCCGTGCTGAGCCGTTGGTGGTGGCTGAGAACCTGGTGAAGCGATACGACGGGCTCGCGGCCGTGGACGGCATCAGCTTCGAGATAAAGCCGCGCGAGGTCGTCGGTTTCCTCGGCCCCAACGGCGCGGGCAAGACCACGACCATTCGCATGCTCGCCGGTGGCTCGCCGCGGACCAGCGGACGACTCGATGTGTTCGGCATGGACGTGACGCTGCATCCGCGGGAAATAAAGGCCCAACTCGGGATCGTGCCGCAGGACAACAACTACGACCCGGACCTGTCCGTCATCGAGAATCTGCTGGTGTACGCGCGGTACTACGGCATCCCGACGCGAACGGCCCGCGAGCGCTCGCGCGAACTACTCGAATTCGCCCACCTGACCGACAAGGCCAACGAGAAGGTGGACGACCTCTCCGGAGGTATGAAGCGCCGACTGATTCTCGCGCGCGGCCTCATCAATACGCCGCGTATGCTCGTACTCGACGAGCCGACGACCGGGCTCGACCCGCAGGCGCGCCGGCTCATCTGGGAACGGCTGCGCGAACTCCGACAGCGAGGCGTGACCATCCTTATTACTACCCACTATATGGATGAGGCCGAGCAGATCTGCGACCGCCTGCTGATAATGGACAACGGACACATAATTGCGACCGGCTCGCCTCGGGGCTTGATAACTGAACACGCCGGCAACGAAGTGCTGGAGGTCGTGCCCGAGGACGGCGACGGCGCTCAGGTTGAGGCGGCGCTGGGCGAGTGCCGGTTCCAGAAGCTTGGAGACAAGTTCGAGGTTTTCGCATCCGACTGCCCGGGGGCGCTCGAACGAATCCGCCAGAGCGTGCGCCTGAATTCCTACAGCGTGCGTCGGGCCACGCTTGAAGACGTCTTCATCCGGCTGACCGGAAGGGAACTCCGTGACTAA
- a CDS encoding ABC transporter permease, with protein sequence MTSPQSLTPGPQPLARRVLPDLSFRLWQVWFRNFLVFRRLFLVNFLLPMGEPLLYLVAMGYGLGTFIKQIDGIPYARFIGPGLVSVAMMYASFFECTYSSFVRMIFQRTFDAITATPVNVDEVVAGEIFWGATRAALNSTMVYVVVILFGLGPVWLLPFVPVFGFICGVLFASMGMIATALVPSIDFFNYPIFLFITPMFLFSGTFFPLTTLPKAVQTVSYAILPLTHVVRINRALILGHPGLTLLYSLAWIVTVGTVAFFLAIALMKRRLIK encoded by the coding sequence ATGACTAGTCCCCAATCCCTGACCCCTGGCCCCCAGCCCCTTGCCCGTCGTGTCCTTCCCGACCTCAGCTTCCGCCTCTGGCAGGTCTGGTTTCGCAACTTTCTCGTCTTCCGCCGGCTCTTCCTTGTCAACTTTCTGCTGCCGATGGGCGAACCGCTGCTCTACCTCGTGGCGATGGGATACGGGCTTGGGACATTCATCAAGCAGATTGACGGCATCCCCTACGCGCGGTTCATCGGGCCCGGGCTCGTCTCCGTGGCGATGATGTACGCCTCGTTCTTCGAATGCACGTACTCATCCTTTGTCCGGATGATATTCCAGCGCACGTTCGACGCCATCACCGCCACGCCGGTCAACGTCGACGAGGTCGTGGCCGGTGAGATATTCTGGGGCGCGACCCGGGCCGCGCTCAACTCGACTATGGTCTACGTTGTGGTCATCCTGTTTGGGCTCGGGCCGGTCTGGCTGCTGCCATTTGTCCCGGTCTTCGGGTTCATCTGCGGCGTGCTCTTCGCCTCGATGGGGATGATTGCGACCGCGCTCGTGCCTTCGATTGACTTCTTCAACTACCCGATATTCCTTTTCATCACGCCGATGTTCCTCTTCAGCGGCACCTTCTTCCCGCTCACAACTCTGCCCAAGGCCGTGCAGACGGTGAGTTATGCTATCCTGCCCCTGACTCACGTCGTCCGGATCAACCGGGCCTTAATTCTCGGCCATCCCGGCCTCACGCTACTCTACAGCCTCGCCTGGATTGTCACGGTCGGCACCGTCGCGTTCTTCCTCGCCATCGCGCTCATGAAGCGCAGGCTGATCAAGTAG
- the hydE gene encoding [FeFe] hydrogenase H-cluster radical SAM maturase HydE: MQAAGAVMKMLQGKGGSEPDPKGLTRDEVLDWLKEEEEWKLSFLWEEADRVRREHVGDEVHLRGLIELSSYCRRDCHYCGIRGSRKIERYRMSEAEVEECVRLGVQLGYGTVVLQAGEDPGLSRERITRHIRFIKAETPLAVTLSLGERSEADLAEWREAGADRYLLRHETSDMTLFHRIHPDCAREASDRIELLRKLKRLGYEAGSGVMVGIPGQSYESLADDVMLFRELDLEMVGVGPYLAHPDTPLGRDAAALSLPTGEQVPATDVMTTKVIALTRLTCPDVNIPATTALATVNNENGRELGLERGANVWMPNLTPVKYRKLYEIYPDKACVGDNAAACQACLLGRIAAIGRVPGKGPGGRKGKG, encoded by the coding sequence ATGCAGGCCGCGGGCGCGGTCATGAAGATGCTGCAGGGGAAAGGCGGGTCAGAGCCGGATCCGAAAGGCCTGACCCGCGACGAGGTGCTCGACTGGCTCAAGGAAGAGGAAGAGTGGAAGCTCAGTTTCCTCTGGGAAGAGGCAGACCGCGTGCGGCGCGAGCATGTGGGCGACGAGGTGCACCTGCGTGGGCTCATTGAGCTGTCGAGCTACTGCCGGCGTGACTGCCACTACTGCGGCATCCGCGGCAGCCGGAAGATCGAACGCTACCGGATGAGCGAGGCCGAGGTCGAGGAGTGCGTGCGGCTCGGCGTGCAACTCGGATACGGGACCGTGGTACTGCAGGCGGGCGAGGACCCGGGACTCTCACGCGAGCGCATCACCCGGCACATACGTTTCATCAAGGCCGAGACACCCCTGGCAGTGACATTGTCGCTCGGCGAGCGGAGTGAAGCGGATCTGGCCGAGTGGCGCGAGGCGGGCGCTGACCGCTACCTCCTGCGACATGAGACTTCGGACATGACGCTCTTCCACCGAATTCACCCGGACTGCGCAAGGGAAGCCAGCGACCGAATCGAGTTATTGCGCAAGCTGAAGCGGCTCGGATACGAGGCGGGATCAGGGGTGATGGTTGGGATCCCGGGGCAGAGCTACGAATCCCTGGCTGACGACGTCATGCTCTTCCGCGAGCTGGACCTGGAAATGGTGGGCGTGGGACCGTACCTCGCGCATCCCGACACGCCGCTCGGGCGTGATGCCGCAGCGCTATCGCTTCCTACCGGAGAGCAGGTTCCTGCGACCGACGTGATGACGACAAAGGTCATCGCCCTGACGCGGTTGACTTGTCCGGACGTGAACATTCCGGCAACGACCGCGCTTGCCACGGTCAATAACGAGAACGGCCGCGAACTCGGGCTTGAGAGGGGCGCAAATGTGTGGATGCCCAATCTGACGCCAGTGAAGTACCGCAAGCTCTACGAGATATACCCCGACAAAGCCTGCGTCGGCGACAATGCCGCAGCGTGTCAGGCGTGCCTGCTGGGGCGCATTGCCGCCATCGGTCGCGTTCCGGGGAAAGGGCCGGGAGGGCGGAAGGGAAAGGGATAG
- the hydG gene encoding [FeFe] hydrogenase H-cluster radical SAM maturase HydG: protein MSEVKGEKPRAKSQNPAGLRSQDDFIDDGRIEETLAAARPDPGRVREVLAKSLAKKRLEPEETAALLVIKDPALWQEVFAAARKLKNDVYGNRIVLFAPLYVGDKCINNCAYCGFKCSNRDVVRKTLSDDELRSELVALEGQGHKRLILVWGEHPNYSAEEMARIVKIAYTTKVGKGEIRRVNINAAPLDVEGYRTMKAAGIGTYQVFQETYHHPTYRTVHPANTRKGDYVWRLTSHDRAMKGGVDDVGIGALFGLYDWRFEVMGLLAHTIHLEERFGVGPHTISFPRINIASNVELDRSHFVSDEDFKKVIAVLRLAVPYTGMILTARETPEMRREGLQLGVSQIDAGSRLELGSYQECREGECQELNREQFELHDTRPLDAVVGELIRDGYIPSWCTSCYRLGRTGEHFMEFSIPGFIKRYCTPNALTTLAEYLTDYASEQTKRDGFALIEKEMAQIPDEKTQAQVRARIEKIRTTNERDLCF from the coding sequence ATGAGTGAAGTCAAGGGCGAAAAGCCAAGAGCCAAGAGCCAAAACCCGGCTGGACTCAGGAGCCAGGACGACTTCATCGACGACGGCAGGATCGAGGAGACGCTGGCGGCAGCGCGGCCGGACCCGGGAAGAGTGCGCGAGGTGCTGGCAAAGTCGCTTGCCAAGAAACGGCTGGAGCCGGAGGAGACGGCGGCGTTGCTTGTCATCAAAGACCCGGCGCTGTGGCAGGAGGTGTTCGCCGCTGCCCGGAAGTTGAAGAACGACGTCTACGGTAACCGCATCGTCCTGTTCGCTCCGCTCTACGTCGGGGACAAGTGCATCAACAATTGCGCCTATTGCGGGTTCAAGTGCTCCAACCGCGACGTCGTGCGAAAGACTCTGTCCGACGATGAACTCCGGTCAGAACTGGTCGCGCTCGAAGGGCAAGGACACAAGCGGCTGATTCTCGTCTGGGGCGAGCATCCGAACTATTCGGCCGAGGAGATGGCGCGCATCGTGAAGATTGCCTACACGACCAAGGTAGGCAAGGGCGAGATTCGGCGCGTCAATATCAACGCCGCACCGCTCGACGTCGAGGGGTACCGGACGATGAAGGCGGCCGGCATCGGCACGTACCAGGTCTTTCAGGAGACTTACCATCATCCGACCTATCGAACAGTGCACCCGGCGAACACGCGCAAGGGCGACTACGTGTGGCGGCTGACATCGCACGACCGCGCGATGAAAGGCGGCGTGGACGACGTGGGCATCGGCGCCCTTTTCGGCCTCTACGACTGGCGGTTCGAGGTGATGGGGCTGCTGGCGCACACCATCCATCTCGAAGAGCGGTTCGGAGTCGGGCCTCATACTATCAGTTTTCCCCGCATCAACATTGCCTCCAACGTGGAGCTGGACCGGTCGCACTTTGTCTCGGACGAGGACTTCAAGAAGGTGATTGCGGTGCTGCGGCTGGCAGTGCCCTACACCGGCATGATTCTCACCGCCCGCGAGACGCCGGAGATGCGGCGCGAAGGGCTGCAGCTCGGGGTCTCGCAGATTGACGCAGGCTCCCGACTCGAACTCGGTTCCTACCAGGAATGTCGGGAGGGCGAGTGTCAGGAACTGAACCGCGAGCAGTTCGAGCTACATGACACGCGGCCGCTCGACGCGGTCGTGGGAGAGCTCATCCGGGACGGTTACATTCCGAGTTGGTGCACGTCCTGCTACCGGCTGGGCCGGACCGGCGAGCACTTCATGGAGTTCTCGATTCCCGGGTTCATCAAGCGCTATTGCACGCCCAATGCCTTGACTACGCTGGCCGAGTACCTGACCGATTACGCATCGGAGCAGACGAAGCGGGACGGCTTTGCCCTGATTGAGAAGGAAATGGCGCAGATACCGGATGAGAAGACGCAGGCCCAGGTGCGGGCGCGGATCGAGAAGATCAGGACAACCAATGAGCGAGACCTCTGCTTCTAG